The proteins below come from a single Plantactinospora sp. KBS50 genomic window:
- a CDS encoding ABC-F family ATP-binding cassette domain-containing protein: protein MSATLIAKDLAAGHGDRMLFTGLDLVVAPGDVIGLVGANGAGKSTLLRVLAGLLAPEQGSVQLNPPTATVGHLPQERERRPDETVRAFLGRRTGVTAAQAALDAATEALTAGAAGADDGYATALERWLALGAADLDDRAGQVAADLGLAVDLDAPMASLSGGQAARAGLASLLLSRYDVVLLDEPTNDLDLDGLRRLEEFVTGLRAGTVLVSHDREFLTRTVTGILELDLAQQQVGFYGGGYTAYLEEREIARRQARADYEEYAQTRTGLETRARTQRAWMEKGVRNARRKATDNDKNLKHFRGETSEKQAAKARQTERLIERLEVVEEPRKEWELRMEIAAAPRAGAVVAALRDAVVRRGDFTLGPVDLQIDWADRVAITGANGSGKSTLLGALLGRLPLARGHASLGPGVVVGEVDQARRLFLGDQPLLDSFREHVPNLSPADARTLLAKFGLRADHVLRPAVTLSPGERTRAALALLQGRGVNLLVLDEPTNHLDLPAIEQLESALAGYPGTLLLVTHDRRMLATVHTNRHLRVEAGRVTGG from the coding sequence ATGAGCGCAACGTTGATCGCCAAGGACCTCGCCGCCGGCCACGGCGATCGGATGCTCTTCACCGGTCTCGATCTGGTGGTCGCCCCGGGCGACGTGATCGGGCTGGTCGGCGCGAACGGCGCCGGCAAGTCGACGCTGCTGCGGGTGCTGGCCGGCCTGCTGGCGCCGGAACAGGGCTCGGTGCAGCTCAACCCGCCGACGGCCACCGTGGGACACCTGCCGCAGGAGCGGGAGCGCCGCCCGGACGAGACGGTCCGGGCGTTCCTCGGCCGCCGCACCGGGGTCACCGCCGCCCAGGCCGCGCTGGACGCCGCGACCGAGGCCCTGACCGCGGGGGCGGCCGGCGCGGACGACGGGTACGCCACGGCGCTGGAGCGCTGGCTCGCGCTCGGCGCCGCCGACCTCGACGACCGGGCCGGGCAGGTGGCCGCCGACCTCGGCCTCGCGGTGGACCTGGACGCACCGATGGCGAGCCTTTCCGGCGGTCAGGCCGCCCGCGCCGGGCTGGCCTCGCTGCTGCTCAGCCGGTACGACGTGGTGCTGCTGGACGAGCCGACCAACGACCTGGACCTGGACGGCCTGCGCCGGCTGGAGGAGTTCGTCACCGGGCTGCGCGCCGGGACGGTGCTGGTCAGCCACGACCGGGAGTTTCTCACCCGGACGGTCACCGGGATCCTCGAACTCGACCTGGCGCAACAGCAGGTCGGCTTCTACGGCGGCGGCTACACCGCGTACCTGGAGGAGCGGGAGATCGCCCGCCGGCAGGCGCGGGCGGACTACGAGGAGTACGCGCAGACCCGCACCGGCCTGGAGACGCGGGCGCGGACCCAGCGCGCCTGGATGGAGAAGGGTGTCCGCAACGCCCGCCGCAAGGCCACCGACAACGACAAGAACCTCAAGCACTTCCGCGGCGAGACCAGCGAGAAGCAGGCCGCCAAGGCCCGGCAGACCGAACGGCTGATCGAGCGGCTGGAGGTGGTCGAGGAGCCGCGCAAGGAGTGGGAGCTGCGGATGGAGATCGCCGCGGCGCCCCGGGCCGGCGCGGTGGTCGCGGCGTTGCGCGACGCGGTGGTACGCCGGGGCGACTTCACGCTCGGCCCGGTCGACCTCCAGATCGACTGGGCGGACCGGGTGGCGATCACCGGCGCCAACGGATCGGGCAAGTCGACACTGCTGGGTGCGCTGCTGGGCCGGCTGCCGCTGGCGCGCGGGCACGCGTCGCTGGGTCCGGGCGTGGTGGTGGGCGAGGTGGACCAGGCCCGCCGGTTGTTCCTGGGCGACCAGCCGCTGCTGGACTCCTTCCGCGAGCACGTACCGAATCTGTCCCCGGCGGACGCGCGGACGCTGCTGGCGAAGTTCGGGCTGCGCGCCGACCATGTGCTGCGTCCCGCGGTCACGCTGTCGCCGGGCGAGCGGACCCGGGCGGCGCTGGCGCTGTTGCAGGGCCGCGGGGTGAACCTGCTGGTGCTGGACGAGCCGACCAACCATCTGGACCTGCCGGCGATCGAGCAGTTGGAGTCGGCGCTGGCCGGCTATCCGGGCACGCTGCTGCTGGTCACCCACGACCGGCGGATGCTGGCGACGGTGCACACCAACCGGCATCTGCGGGTCGAGGCGGGCCGGGTGACCGGCGGCTGA
- a CDS encoding methyltransferase domain-containing protein, which translates to MVALTRTALAGERLRAIDTYLDAAWADLAKFDERLQGVPVQVRFDRGVAHLQGRVADHREHRLVRQLVGRLDGVLAVWSGVAVGGREPVVLDLGCGAAKQWPGNLGFDLRAAQGVDAVTDLSGSLPVRADSVDVIFTVHILEHLIDFLPLVDECHRVLRPGGTLHVMSPWWGHPNAVADPTHVRLLDVQTIKGICARPPGTPRWYPLHAGCDGASIFADLTPLADGEPAPDPGHLARFFD; encoded by the coding sequence ATGGTCGCGTTGACCAGAACCGCGCTGGCCGGCGAGCGGCTGCGGGCGATCGACACGTACCTGGATGCCGCGTGGGCGGATCTCGCGAAGTTCGACGAGCGTCTCCAGGGCGTACCCGTGCAGGTGCGGTTCGACCGGGGGGTGGCGCACCTGCAGGGGCGGGTGGCGGATCACCGCGAGCACCGGCTGGTCCGGCAGTTGGTGGGGCGGCTGGACGGGGTGCTGGCGGTCTGGTCCGGGGTCGCGGTGGGCGGACGCGAGCCGGTGGTGCTGGACCTGGGTTGCGGCGCCGCCAAGCAGTGGCCCGGCAACCTGGGCTTCGACCTGCGCGCGGCGCAGGGGGTCGATGCGGTCACGGACCTGTCCGGCTCGCTTCCGGTACGCGCCGACTCGGTCGACGTGATCTTCACGGTGCACATCCTGGAACACCTGATCGACTTCCTGCCGCTGGTGGACGAGTGCCACCGGGTGCTGCGGCCCGGCGGCACGCTGCACGTCATGAGCCCCTGGTGGGGGCACCCGAACGCGGTGGCCGACCCGACCCACGTGCGGCTGCTGGACGTGCAGACGATCAAGGGGATCTGCGCCCGGCCACCCGGCACACCCCGCTGGTACCCGCTGCACGCCGGCTGCGACGGCGCCTCGATCTTCGCCGACCTGACGCCGCTGGCCGACGGCGAGCCCGCCCCCGACCCCGGTCACCTGGCGCGATTCTTCGACTGA
- a CDS encoding ester cyclase, with amino-acid sequence MGGNRTGVELVRRIVRTVVNDGDLGAVPDLFAADYVLRKAGLSVPRGPEAIKMLVRQWRDAFPDYHVEIEAVIAAGDVVACRYVASGTHRGALLGVPPTDRAFTVRGTDVHRLADGLVAESWLADDLPRILTEVGFLTPSASSRWT; translated from the coding sequence GTGGGCGGCAATCGGACCGGCGTGGAACTGGTCCGGCGAATCGTGCGGACCGTGGTCAACGACGGCGACCTGGGCGCCGTACCGGACCTGTTCGCCGCGGACTACGTGCTGCGCAAGGCCGGGCTGTCCGTGCCGCGCGGGCCGGAGGCGATCAAGATGCTGGTCCGGCAGTGGCGGGACGCGTTTCCCGACTACCACGTGGAGATCGAGGCGGTGATCGCCGCGGGCGACGTGGTGGCCTGCCGGTACGTCGCGTCCGGCACGCACCGGGGCGCGCTGCTCGGGGTGCCGCCCACCGACCGGGCGTTCACCGTCCGCGGCACCGACGTGCACCGGCTCGCCGACGGGCTGGTCGCCGAGTCCTGGCTCGCCGACGACCTGCCCCGGATCCTGACCGAGGTCGGCTTCCTCACCCCGTCGGCGTCGAGCCGGTGGACCTGA
- a CDS encoding LLM class flavin-dependent oxidoreductase, with translation MTDRPFRFGIVAGHAPTVDSLTGIARRAQELGYQTMVSPDPLTEHDPMTALSAVAAVTTRLHFGTFVLAESFRDARMLSWQAQTLHALSGGRFELGLGLGRPDNERRAARLGREFGSPGRRIARLTETIAEVKQQPDRPPLLLACGTGPRMLTLAAREADIVTLTWRPQTTEPEAAEVVGRLHAAAGDRLDDIELNLNLISVGDEPAPWTQKFIGMSTEELARAGAVTVLPGKPADWAEKLLRWRDRWGVSYVTVNAGFMEQFAPIIELLGVR, from the coding sequence ATGACCGATCGTCCGTTCCGCTTCGGCATCGTCGCCGGACACGCCCCGACCGTGGACAGCCTCACGGGCATCGCCCGGCGGGCGCAGGAGCTCGGCTACCAGACGATGGTCAGCCCCGACCCGCTGACCGAACACGACCCGATGACGGCGCTGTCCGCGGTGGCCGCCGTGACGACCCGGCTGCACTTCGGCACGTTCGTGCTGGCCGAGTCGTTCCGGGACGCCCGGATGCTGAGCTGGCAGGCGCAGACCCTGCACGCCCTCTCCGGCGGACGGTTCGAACTGGGCCTCGGCCTGGGTCGCCCGGACAACGAGCGGCGGGCGGCCCGGCTCGGGCGGGAGTTCGGCAGCCCGGGGCGGCGGATCGCCCGGCTGACCGAGACCATCGCCGAGGTGAAGCAGCAACCGGACCGGCCGCCGCTGCTGCTGGCCTGCGGAACCGGCCCCCGGATGCTCACGCTGGCCGCCCGGGAGGCCGACATCGTGACGCTGACCTGGCGTCCGCAGACCACCGAGCCGGAGGCCGCGGAGGTGGTGGGCCGGCTGCACGCGGCCGCCGGGGACCGGCTGGACGACATCGAGCTGAACCTCAACCTGATCTCGGTCGGCGACGAGCCCGCGCCCTGGACGCAGAAGTTCATCGGGATGAGCACCGAGGAACTGGCGCGGGCCGGCGCCGTCACGGTGCTGCCCGGCAAGCCGGCCGACTGGGCGGAGAAGCTGCTGCGCTGGCGGGACCGGTGGGGGGTGTCCTATGTGACCGTCAACGCGGGTTTCATGGAACAGTTCGCCCCGATCATCGAGCTGCTGGGCGTGCGCTGA
- a CDS encoding FAD-binding oxidoreductase translates to MISRRSFVRAGLATAGLVAAGTSLTSGPAASARPGVRRPTAGWDRLDRCLTGDLVRPGDPDYPQAKQLDNGYFDSVSPQAVAYCENERDVAACLAFAQHHDVPLAIRSGGHSAAGYSTGTGLVLDVSRLRRIDVGAGTVTIGPGTQGVDLLDTLAPLGRAAVTGTCPTVCAGGYLSGGGIGPLARRFGVASDGLVAARVVLADGSVRSVSARRDPDLFWALRGGGGGNFGVVTEYRMRTTETARMTSFSLLWSWADAAEVLAAYLRWLPRTPQDVTANLTVASQGPGTTPSVSVTGGWLGPDPTGIEPHLAGLVAAVGAAPTVRLVQDLTYQQALMRQYGCSDKTVDQCHRVGYNPEAALARHGYVVARGRLLDRTPDTSAIAAALALFDRDPLPGQFRILSLGGLGGRINRPGRRDTAYVHRSSDHYLTFTSGVPGFTPTPQQRAAVGSWTGDGFAIARRHGTEGQVNFIDPMLPDWRRAYYAENYDRLVGIKRRYDPHRFFRFAQAIGS, encoded by the coding sequence ATGATCAGTCGAAGGTCCTTCGTACGGGCGGGTCTCGCCACCGCCGGCCTGGTGGCGGCCGGCACGTCCCTGACCTCCGGTCCGGCCGCCTCGGCCCGCCCCGGCGTCCGCCGGCCCACCGCCGGATGGGACCGGTTGGACCGGTGCCTCACCGGCGACCTCGTCCGGCCCGGCGATCCCGACTACCCGCAGGCCAAGCAGCTCGACAACGGCTACTTCGACAGCGTCTCGCCGCAGGCCGTGGCGTACTGCGAAAACGAGCGCGACGTGGCCGCCTGCCTGGCCTTCGCCCAGCACCACGACGTGCCGCTGGCCATCCGCAGCGGCGGCCACTCGGCCGCCGGCTACTCGACCGGCACCGGACTGGTGCTGGACGTCTCCCGGCTGCGCCGCATCGACGTGGGCGCGGGCACCGTCACGATCGGACCGGGTACGCAGGGCGTGGACCTGCTGGACACGCTGGCCCCGCTCGGCCGGGCCGCGGTGACCGGCACCTGCCCCACCGTCTGCGCCGGCGGCTACCTCTCCGGCGGCGGCATCGGGCCGCTGGCCCGCCGCTTCGGGGTGGCCAGCGACGGGCTGGTGGCGGCCCGGGTGGTGCTGGCCGACGGCAGCGTCCGGTCGGTCTCCGCGCGCCGCGACCCCGACCTGTTCTGGGCGTTGCGCGGTGGCGGCGGCGGCAACTTCGGGGTGGTCACCGAATACCGGATGCGGACCACCGAGACGGCCCGGATGACCAGCTTCAGCCTGCTCTGGTCCTGGGCCGACGCGGCCGAGGTGCTCGCCGCGTACCTGCGCTGGCTGCCGCGCACCCCGCAGGACGTGACGGCGAACCTCACGGTCGCCAGCCAGGGGCCGGGGACGACGCCGAGCGTCTCGGTGACCGGCGGCTGGCTCGGGCCGGACCCGACCGGCATCGAGCCGCACCTGGCCGGACTGGTCGCGGCCGTGGGGGCGGCGCCCACCGTGCGGCTGGTCCAGGACCTCACCTACCAGCAGGCGCTGATGCGCCAGTACGGGTGCAGCGACAAGACCGTGGACCAGTGCCACCGGGTCGGGTACAACCCGGAGGCCGCGCTCGCCCGGCACGGCTACGTGGTGGCCCGCGGCCGGCTGCTGGACCGTACGCCGGACACCTCGGCCATCGCCGCGGCGCTGGCCCTGTTCGACCGCGACCCGCTGCCCGGGCAGTTCCGGATCCTCAGCCTCGGCGGGCTCGGCGGCCGGATCAACCGGCCCGGCCGGCGGGACACCGCCTACGTGCACCGCTCCAGCGACCACTACCTCACCTTCACCTCGGGGGTGCCCGGCTTCACCCCGACCCCGCAGCAGCGGGCCGCGGTCGGCTCGTGGACCGGCGACGGGTTCGCCATCGCCCGCCGGCACGGCACCGAGGGCCAGGTGAACTTCATCGACCCGATGCTGCCGGACTGGCGCCGCGCCTACTACGCGGAGAACTACGACCGGCTGGTCGGCATCAAGCGCCGCTACGACCCGCACCGGTTCTTCCGGTTCGCCCAGGCCATCGGGTCCTGA
- a CDS encoding MDR family MFS transporter has protein sequence MAATTDGTTATVAPERRRITVVFTALAMAMFLASLDQTIVATALPEIAGDVGGLDQLSWIIIVYHLASAASTPLWGRISDLYGRKRLLVAAVTVFLAGSALCGLAQNLIELVAFRAVQGLGAGGMMTLSMAVIADLVAARERGRYQGYLQLVFALAGVVGPVLGGLIVDGASWRWVFYVNLPVGALALGVIVARLRLPAARARRSVDYPGAALLVGSVLCLLLVVEWAGRQYAWGSAPVLLPAVAGLLMLLAFVLWERRAAEPILPPRLFRSRVFLVVTATLFLVTGVMFAVVIFVPLFLQVAAGASATRSGLLLLPMTVGITVSTMTSGRLIARTGRYRHFPIIGLAIVTVSVFLLARVTPATSLPVVMAVMALFGTGFGLITQVLVLALQNGADRRDIGVATASANFFRSLGGSVGAAVFGALFAAVLSGRLARTLPAGAGVDARQVQAGPERLRELPEAVQAAVAAGVAHAVDAVFLLATPVAAVALLVVLFLRERPLRGPGAPPDQARGPGAPPDQPRGPATQPDQPRGPATPPHRPRGPR, from the coding sequence ATGGCCGCCACAACGGACGGGACGACCGCGACGGTGGCGCCCGAGCGGCGCCGGATCACGGTCGTCTTCACGGCGCTGGCCATGGCGATGTTCCTCGCCTCGCTCGACCAGACGATCGTGGCCACGGCGCTGCCGGAGATCGCCGGAGATGTGGGCGGCCTCGACCAGCTCTCCTGGATCATCATCGTCTACCACCTGGCGTCCGCGGCCAGCACACCGTTGTGGGGGCGGATCAGCGACCTGTACGGCCGCAAGCGGCTGCTGGTGGCCGCCGTGACGGTCTTTCTGGCCGGCTCGGCGCTGTGCGGCCTGGCGCAGAACCTGATCGAGCTGGTGGCGTTCCGCGCCGTGCAGGGGCTGGGCGCGGGCGGGATGATGACGCTGTCCATGGCGGTCATCGCCGACCTGGTGGCGGCCCGCGAACGCGGCCGCTACCAGGGCTACCTGCAACTGGTGTTCGCGCTGGCCGGCGTGGTCGGCCCGGTGCTGGGCGGGCTGATCGTCGACGGCGCGTCCTGGCGCTGGGTGTTCTACGTCAACCTGCCGGTCGGCGCGCTGGCGCTCGGGGTCATCGTGGCCCGCCTCCGGCTCCCGGCGGCCCGCGCGCGGCGCTCGGTGGACTATCCGGGCGCGGCGCTGCTCGTGGGCAGCGTGCTCTGCCTGCTGCTGGTGGTGGAGTGGGCCGGCCGGCAGTACGCCTGGGGTTCGGCGCCGGTGCTGCTGCCGGCCGTCGCCGGTCTGCTGATGCTGCTCGCGTTCGTGCTCTGGGAACGCCGGGCGGCCGAGCCGATCCTGCCGCCGCGGTTGTTCCGCAGCCGGGTCTTCCTGGTGGTCACCGCGACGCTGTTCCTGGTGACCGGCGTGATGTTCGCGGTGGTCATCTTCGTGCCGCTGTTCCTCCAGGTGGCGGCCGGCGCCAGCGCCACCCGGTCCGGCCTGCTGCTGTTGCCGATGACCGTCGGGATCACGGTGTCCACCATGACCTCCGGGCGGCTGATCGCCCGCACCGGCCGGTACCGGCACTTCCCGATCATCGGCCTGGCGATCGTCACGGTGAGCGTGTTCCTGCTGGCCCGGGTGACGCCCGCGACGTCGCTGCCGGTCGTGATGGCCGTGATGGCGCTGTTCGGCACCGGGTTCGGGCTGATCACCCAGGTCCTGGTGCTGGCACTGCAGAACGGCGCCGACCGCCGGGACATCGGGGTGGCCACGGCGTCGGCGAACTTCTTCCGGTCGCTCGGCGGCTCGGTCGGGGCCGCGGTGTTCGGCGCGCTGTTCGCCGCGGTGCTGAGCGGCCGGCTGGCCCGGACCCTGCCGGCCGGCGCGGGAGTCGACGCCCGCCAGGTCCAGGCCGGTCCGGAGCGGTTGCGCGAGCTTCCCGAGGCGGTGCAGGCGGCGGTGGCGGCCGGGGTGGCGCACGCCGTGGATGCCGTCTTCCTGCTGGCCACCCCGGTCGCGGCGGTCGCCCTGCTGGTGGTGCTCTTCCTGCGCGAGCGGCCACTGCGCGGCCCCGGAGCCCCGCCGGATCAGGCGCGCGGCCCCGGAGCCCCGCCGGATCAGCCGCGCGGCCCCGCAACCCAGCCGGATCAGCCGCGCGGCCCCGCAACCCCGCCGCATCGGCCGCGCGGCCCGCGGTGA
- a CDS encoding cytochrome P450: protein MAAPSASLPTLPRQRPHPFDLPDEYAVLRAEAPISRFIWPNGVEGWLVTRYEHIRTLLADNRFSIDRAGNRPPSLAIGRKPVMMPRSLVAMDPPEHTKWRRLILRDLTPGKARALEPRIEQITREYLARMREQGPPVDLLSALAFPVPSRIICELLGVPVDDHEFFQRQTHIRSSVASTPDEVDEATIALTEYLRHIVAEKLRRPGDDLLSRMGQSTVDGEPVDPEYMVGMGMLLLLAGHETTASTIGIGVAHLMGDDALIGRLRTTAGAERLVEELLRMHSIIQYGVVRRATEDVEVGGVRIAAGEWVTCLLASGNRDESIYQCPHRMDTEQPRVPHLTFGYGVHQCVGMSLARVELKVVLRELFGQWPDLRPVRPVDELRYRDDMFVYGLYELPVRW from the coding sequence GTGGCAGCACCAAGCGCGTCGCTTCCGACGCTGCCCCGACAGCGTCCGCACCCGTTCGACCTGCCAGACGAGTACGCCGTGTTGCGGGCGGAGGCGCCGATCAGCCGGTTCATCTGGCCCAACGGGGTCGAGGGCTGGCTGGTGACCCGGTACGAGCACATCCGGACGCTGCTGGCGGACAACCGGTTCAGCATCGACCGGGCCGGCAACCGGCCGCCGTCGCTGGCCATCGGCCGCAAGCCGGTGATGATGCCCCGGTCCCTGGTCGCGATGGACCCGCCGGAGCACACCAAGTGGCGACGGCTGATCCTGCGCGACCTGACGCCGGGCAAGGCCCGCGCCCTGGAACCGCGGATCGAGCAGATCACCCGGGAGTACCTGGCGCGGATGCGCGAGCAGGGACCACCGGTGGACCTGTTGAGCGCGCTGGCCTTCCCGGTGCCGTCCCGGATCATCTGCGAACTGCTCGGTGTCCCGGTGGACGACCACGAGTTCTTCCAGCGGCAGACGCACATCCGCAGCTCGGTGGCGAGCACGCCGGACGAGGTGGACGAGGCGACCATCGCGCTCACCGAGTACCTGCGGCACATCGTGGCCGAGAAGCTGCGCCGGCCGGGCGACGACCTGCTCAGCCGGATGGGGCAGTCCACCGTGGACGGCGAGCCGGTCGACCCGGAGTACATGGTGGGCATGGGCATGCTGCTGTTGCTGGCCGGGCACGAGACGACGGCCAGCACCATCGGTATCGGGGTGGCGCACCTGATGGGCGACGATGCGCTGATCGGCCGGCTGCGCACCACGGCCGGCGCCGAACGGCTGGTCGAGGAGCTGCTCCGGATGCACTCGATCATCCAGTACGGCGTGGTCCGCCGGGCCACCGAGGACGTCGAGGTGGGCGGCGTGCGGATCGCCGCGGGGGAGTGGGTGACCTGCCTGCTGGCCTCCGGCAACCGCGACGAGTCGATCTACCAGTGCCCGCACCGGATGGACACCGAACAGCCCCGGGTGCCGCACCTGACCTTCGGGTACGGGGTGCACCAGTGCGTCGGGATGAGCCTGGCCCGGGTGGAACTCAAGGTGGTGCTGCGGGAGCTGTTCGGGCAGTGGCCGGACCTGCGCCCGGTGCGCCCCGTCGACGAGCTGCGCTACCGCGACGACATGTTCGTCTACGGCCTGTACGAGCTGCCCGTGCGGTGGTAG
- a CDS encoding methyltransferase has protein sequence MGENHAPGAEDAFALSQLMFPTTAMCISVAARHGLADVLADRALPVDELASLTGTDPTQLGKVLRLLAEDGVFREVRADVFENSPLSHLLRSGYPRSQHFMARLVGSGWLWDAWGRLAEGLATGRPGFEIAYDTSLWRYLSRHPEEGQVFNGAMNDFSEALSDLVAAAYPEFGESEIIADLGGGTGTYLGAVLTLYPGIRRGILVDLEPVIEQARARADLRPLLDQQRLQLTSGDFFENVPADVDTYVVKQVMHSWDDLHVARLLRRCRIVSPRARFVAAEFVRDAKSARFVKNFDLVMSVTMNGNIRSEAQYAALFRSAGYELTRVVPTDTAFSLLEARPLA, from the coding sequence GTGGGCGAGAACCACGCGCCGGGGGCCGAGGATGCCTTCGCGCTCTCCCAACTGATGTTCCCGACCACCGCCATGTGCATCTCGGTTGCCGCCCGGCACGGGCTGGCCGACGTACTGGCCGACCGGGCGCTGCCGGTGGACGAACTCGCCTCGCTGACCGGCACCGACCCGACACAGCTCGGCAAGGTGCTCCGGCTGCTGGCCGAGGACGGCGTATTCCGGGAGGTCCGCGCCGACGTCTTCGAGAACTCGCCGCTGTCACACCTGCTGCGCTCGGGGTACCCGCGATCGCAGCACTTCATGGCCCGCCTGGTCGGCTCGGGCTGGCTCTGGGACGCCTGGGGCCGGCTGGCCGAGGGTCTGGCCACCGGGCGGCCCGGCTTCGAGATCGCCTACGACACCTCGCTGTGGCGCTATCTCAGCCGGCACCCGGAGGAGGGGCAGGTCTTCAACGGCGCGATGAACGACTTCTCCGAGGCGCTCAGCGACCTGGTCGCCGCCGCCTACCCGGAGTTCGGCGAGAGCGAGATCATCGCCGACCTGGGCGGCGGCACCGGCACGTACCTGGGTGCCGTGCTGACCCTGTACCCGGGGATCCGCCGGGGCATCCTGGTCGACCTGGAGCCGGTCATCGAGCAGGCCCGCGCCCGCGCGGACCTGCGACCGCTGCTCGACCAGCAGCGGTTGCAGCTGACCAGCGGCGACTTCTTCGAAAACGTACCGGCCGACGTGGACACGTACGTGGTCAAGCAGGTCATGCACAGCTGGGACGACCTGCACGTGGCCCGGCTGCTGCGCCGGTGCCGCATCGTCTCCCCGCGGGCCCGGTTCGTGGCCGCCGAGTTCGTCCGGGACGCCAAGTCCGCCCGGTTCGTCAAGAACTTCGACCTGGTGATGAGCGTGACCATGAACGGCAACATCCGGTCCGAGGCGCAGTACGCCGCGCTGTTCCGCTCGGCCGGCTACGAGCTGACCCGGGTGGTGCCCACGGACACCGCCTTCAGCCTGCTCGAAGCGCGCCCGCTGGCCTGA
- a CDS encoding aminotransferase class IV produces the protein MVLVWRAASGWWRAGPAPVRLLVADSWLLQQGRVRGLDLHRQRFRAACERAAGVPPEAVDRFWACLVDRLPRTGDWFPRAELVAAAARRGNGRRLQLRLRIRPAPVRGDAVRVWTPAPQDPRLSPRIKGPDLDLLADLRARAVAAGADEVLLRTRFGYALEGATASMLWWEGGTLCLPDPALRLLPGVTAALLGQAAADRDIPVRRVRRRLAALAGREVWFVNALHGIRPVVAWVGSDLRPGPAVHAAQWRDWWDDRAEPLPGSPATALPPAGVDVPAR, from the coding sequence GTGGTTCTCGTCTGGCGGGCCGCCAGCGGGTGGTGGCGGGCCGGACCGGCGCCGGTCCGGCTGCTGGTGGCCGACTCCTGGCTGCTGCAACAGGGCCGGGTCCGCGGCCTGGACCTGCACCGGCAGCGGTTCCGCGCCGCCTGCGAACGGGCGGCCGGCGTACCGCCCGAGGCGGTGGACCGGTTCTGGGCCTGCCTGGTCGACCGGCTTCCGCGTACCGGCGACTGGTTTCCGCGGGCCGAGCTGGTGGCCGCCGCGGCCCGGCGGGGCAACGGCCGGCGGTTGCAGCTACGGCTGCGGATACGACCCGCCCCGGTCCGCGGGGACGCCGTGCGGGTCTGGACGCCCGCGCCGCAGGACCCGCGGCTCAGCCCCCGGATCAAGGGCCCCGACCTGGACCTGCTGGCCGACCTGCGGGCCCGCGCGGTCGCCGCCGGCGCCGACGAGGTGCTGCTGCGCACCCGCTTCGGGTACGCCCTGGAGGGCGCCACCGCCAGCATGCTGTGGTGGGAGGGCGGCACCCTCTGCCTGCCCGACCCCGCCCTGCGGCTGCTGCCCGGGGTGACGGCCGCCCTGCTCGGCCAGGCCGCCGCGGACCGGGACATCCCGGTCCGCCGGGTCCGCCGGCGGCTCGCCGCGCTGGCCGGCCGCGAGGTGTGGTTCGTCAACGCCCTGCACGGAATCCGGCCGGTGGTCGCCTGGGTCGGCAGCGACCTCCGGCCCGGTCCCGCGGTCCACGCCGCGCAGTGGCGGGACTGGTGGGACGACCGCGCCGAACCGCTGCCCGGTTCGCCGGCCACCGCGCTCCCGCCGGCAGGGGTGGACGTCCCGGCCCGGTGA